The Ptychodera flava strain L36383 chromosome 14, AS_Pfla_20210202, whole genome shotgun sequence genome segment GTACTCTCCGTAGATGGTCCGATACGTTCTATTTTTGTCTATTTGATGAGCGGTGTATGAATCGAGAAAAAGTGCTACATTTAGCCTCGTGTGCAGGTACAAGGTGTAAACTAGATAAGTCTTGTTATCGTTATAGGTTTATTTCTATTACCATTGACGAGAAAACTCATGCAAAGTCACAATATCGTTGAAGCAATAATCTCcatctttcatgtttttttcaaaacattttgatagcttttgtgcatttttagaaTAATTTAATTCTGGTACATTCAAAATCCCATCACTGATCACTAAAGGATCTGCTCACAATTTAATATCTGTTATATATTTTCAGTTGGGTTAACATTTTCATGTATACAGTCGAGGATAGAGAACGGATTTTaagtctcctaaaattctaTAAAAGGCCCGACAACACTAGATTACCGGTGCTTCATTTCAAGGCAGttattaaaaatgacaaaatacagCAGTTAAAGTTTATACACCTCACTCGAATCAATCCAATTGTCATATGCGTACTTTAAAAAGATGGTGTCTGACATCTTTACCGCAAAACGAACAGGTTTTCCCCTAACGTAAAGCTTAGAAGATCATATTTGAAAACAGACCTTCTCCAAACACTGTATCGGGGAGGGGAGCAATATCCTCTCGGACAAAcaatgttttatagttttacaGAAGATAGCAAGAATGTTACACTAGCACAGCAGCTGTTTCAATGTTCACTTCCGTATCATATCTTATGCATTACTTGTGGAGATCTGTGTGAACGGCCGCGGTAGAAAACTAGagtcatttgtttttcaaaatgtgtctCTACTGTTATTTTTGAACATGGCAGTCCACGGTTCTAATGACTGGGTGCTCTATACTGCATAGAGTCACATTTGAaccaattttctttctttctttacttCTGATGAATGTCATACGTGCAAACATTACAAACATAACTGCTACGTGACGCAATCGTGCTTGTACGTAACAAAAGGGTTCATAAAGACTGTATAGGAACAAAGCTCAAGTCGTTGAGGAGAAGTTTAACCTTCTCCGTGTAAATTTGTCCTAACTTTTTAGTGTTAACACCTCGTTGTCCCTGTACATCTAAATAAACTgtgaattttgataatttttgataattttttgaatTCTTACTTGAATTCTTGTCCGAAATATAATTAATGTgtataaaatatcatttacatACAGACACGGTGAGCTGTGTGTACAATGATGATACGAGAATAGCAAGGAAACTGATGATGTACGTGCTTTGTAGGATAGATGCAATAAAACTATTATGCAGAAATtgcagctaatgtccctttcaGATATGCCAAGGAAAGTACGAGGATGGTTaatcttctctctctctctctgctttcTTTATTGTTTAGTTGCCGAAGCAAAAACGACAACCGCAAAGTCAACCCGGAACCGATGAGTGACGGTCACTTGCAGCAGCATTATCATCACCCGCCTATCATGCATATGTGCGACAGAGCAGTTCAGGTAGAAATGAGAGCATTGGACGAGGATAGAAATGACGTCACTGAGAAGTCGCCCCCAGATTTGGAAATCGACTGCTGGAATCGTGGAATTGATGACGACTCTCCCCGACGCTATAGAACGTACTTACCTCCAGAGATGATCGTGAAAAATGGGATGAACGCTTACTACTAGCTAAGAACATTTTAAAAGACCAGCCTTTGCAATATCTTGGTCTCACGGCACCCTATGATAGCGCCAGCTACCGGATGCGTTTGAACAGAAACAGCGATTCTCCTcttctgtctatggtttgaacAGTTTGATTGGCCATGATTTGACCTGTCCACGCTATCTTATTCCATCCAAGTATAACTATAACGTGAAAATAGCATTGTACcacaattttgttgttgttaaagGGTCAGATCAGGTTAATTTGTTATATTCTGGAACTTTATGATAAGTTCGTTAAATCGAAATGCtcttgttatgtaggtcatttcccccacactcatcatgacctgagttcaattagtctagaacattcccaaggtccactgcccttgatgacctcacaaccttgaattcaattagtcatgtttggaatgttctggaaagttgattagttgtgtaagggagataattttagaacagtaattagcatgtcaataaaagttctagattgttcttacatgcctttataaaagggacgtgcacagcttccagtcagacttttgggatcgtgtctcttgtgtgttactaaactcca includes the following:
- the LOC139150173 gene encoding uncharacterized protein — protein: MLLAMLAVTTTAHVAMTETNVVPSYPKTAAVEIVTSAIPTHDVPVTLVISSQSYVESDELLSAKIAIAAGYAIVLACFVTIAFLVFYFCCRSKNDNRKVNPEPMSDGHLQQHYHHPPIMHMCDRAVQVEMRALDEDRNDVTEKSPPDLEIDCWNRGIDDDSPRRYRTYLPPEMIVKNGMNAYY